DNA sequence from the Lodderomyces elongisporus chromosome 5, complete sequence genome:
tcaaattaaaaaatgtGCTTTGAAACGTATAATGTATTCAAGCATTTTAAATTAtccaaatatatatatatacatatatataggaaaacaaagcaaagcaatacaaaaccaaaaaataaataaaaaaagaaacaaagaccAATGGTTTGTACCTTTTTGACATTTTTGGCAAACTTGAGTAAAGAAACTTCCTCCTCCCAACTTGCGTTCAATTACCAACTCCCCATCCCCTCCTCCTTTTCCAAGAAAGCATTTTCAAGTACTCACTAGATTTCACGTTTCCGGTGATAGCACTTTGTGTATGTTTGtggttttttattttttcttttttttcttactaATAATCAAGACTACTTGGTCCCGCCATTAGTCCAAAAGgctttgattgttttttacAGGGCTCTGTTTATAATTCTATATCCCTGCATTTACGTTACTGTTTCCACtacctcccccccccctccccctctCTCATcagtagaaaaagaagatgtcTCTATACattgagagagagaaagtaaAGGCCATGTATAGAAACGGGGAAAGGATGGCCCAGACGCGCCAGAATCGTCTAATTCTGTCCAATTTCGGAAATATTGCGCAACGTCACTTATATATTGTAAAGTCACGCATTTGTCACATGATATTTGcgcttctttttttgtaattttgttttttatcgttctttttttcacttcCTTAATCATTTATAGAATAAAGAACGTAGAAataatctttttcaagtcactgtttataattttttttattttggtctttttttttgtactttttgtattttttgtcAGGTTAGAATGAGTAGTATATTGACCTGAGATGAGTAGTAAATTTACATGTTCCAACATTGATCAAAAAttgctcttcttttttttttcccattttttttgcatatATATCGGtgcaaaaatttaaatacaAATGAAATTAAGTTCAACATGAACTCCTTCGCAAAAAGTCAAACAGATTTAACTAATTGATTATAGATCAAATTAGGGAGaaaacatatatacatatataaagaaCTTATTTAttccaaacaaaaaaaaaaagagatagTGTAATCATCCAAGCTTTAAGCAATATTAGTATACCACGAAATAATCTCACAATATGCTACACTTTATTACCTAAGCTTCGATGTCCAAAATCTGCTTATAGTGTCTTCCACTTAGTATCTTTCATTTAGCATGTACTCAGTTCCTGCTGCTACTAATTCTTTCTACTATAACTTTTGTTATTTGATTGTGGCCTGCCCTGTTCCGGCGGTGTCACAAAAttcgaaaagaaaaagagaaacaaataacTGATGGTGACACAAAATGTAGGAAAAAGTAACCGGAAGCAGGCGCTAACAAGAATTGActcattattttttcaaaatttttcaaccaCCCCCCCATTTAATAGGTGCAAAACTCCAACTTCCTCTCCTTCCTTAACTATCCAACTAAAATTAGAAAacgacaaaaaaaaacaagaaaacaaaaaaaaaataaatagcCAAACATAATCTTCTTTCCACGTCATTTGCAAACTTgtccctttttctttttcatttgaagAAATAACTCATTGGCTGTTTTATTTCACAGGCTAATCTCAACTAGCGGAACAAGCACCAAACAAGCACCAAACAAGCACCAAACAAGCACCAAACAAGCACCAAACAAGCACTAATAAACATTAATAGACACTAATTTCAGCACATCAACATACTATTTAAATAAACAATGTCTGAATCACCATCTTTATCGGCACGGTCATACAACTCGGTTCTCGACTTCAAGTCCGGCCACACACCTTCTTCTCCGTTATCGTCGCCTTTGTCCTCCTCTGCAGCAGGCAGGAATAATCAAGGATGGGTTGTCCAAAAATTCGGCGGAACTTCTGTTGGTAAGTTTGCCGAGGAAATTGTGGAAAACATTGTACGAGTATTCAACAAGCTGAACAAAGTCGCCGTTGTTTGCTCAGCAAGATCCTCTAACACTAAGCTGGAGGGTACCACTTCTCGTTTGATCCGACTGGCAGAGTTGGCTTCGAATAACCAAGATTACGAATCTCTCTTAAGTGTCATTGAGCAAGATCATATCGACAATTGTACCAACTTGATCAAGTTACTGGCGATCAAGAACCACTTGATGAATGACATCAAGGCCGAAATCCAACATGGAAGAGAATTGCTCCATGCGTGCCAAATCATTGGCGAGATCAGCCCTAGGTCTCTAGACTCTATAATGTCAATGGGTGAAAAATTGAGCTGTTTGTTTATGACTGCATTGATGCAGGACCATGATCTCAAGGCCGTGTACATCAACTTATCGGACTTGATTCCGCTGAATTACAATTTTGTTAATGGATTTGATGATAAGTTTTACCAGTTCATCTCAGAAGAGATTGCATCTAGAATTAACGAAGCAGTAAGCGGAAGTGAAGAAGTTGGTGAAAAAGGTGAGAATAACGATGTCGATAATGATGTCATTCCCGTGCTTACCGGCTACTTTGGTGTCGTACCAGGTGGATTACTCAATGGTGTTGGAAGAGGTTACACCGATCTTTGTGCAGCATTAGCTGCAGTGGGACTTCAAGCTGAAGAACTACAAATTTGGAAAGAAGTCGATGGAATCTTTACAGCTGACCCCAGAAAAGTGCCCAATGCTCGATTGTTGGAAAGTGTCACACCTGAAGAAGCGGCTGAATTAACGTATTACGGGAGTGAGGTTATCCACCCCTTCACCATGGAGCAAGTCATCAAGGCAAGAATTCCCATCAGAAtcaaaaatgttgaaaaCCCAAAGGGTAAAGGAACCATTATTTACCCTGACAATATCGCTAGACGTGGCGAGCAAACTCCACCACATCCACCTGCAGCATATGAGACTTTATCACAAAGCTACATCTCGCTGCACAAGAAGCGGTCTGCAACTGCAATTACTGCAAAACAAGACATTGTGGTTATCAACATTCACTCGAATAAAAAAACTCTCAGTCATGGTTTCCTTGCACACATTTTCACTACACTAGATAAGTACAAACTTGTTGTTGACTTGATCTCCACCTCAGAAGTTCATGTTTCCATGGCGTTATCAATCCAGAATGATCAGgaacaacaattgaaaaatgcTATTcaagagttgaaaaaaatgggaGAAGTCGACGTTACAAAGAACATGACCATTATCTCGCTTGTTGGTAAGCAAATGGTCAATTTTATTGGCATTGCAGGCAATATGTTTAAGATCTTGGCAGATGAGCAAATCAACATTGAGATGATTAGTCAAGGTGCTAATGAAATCAATATTAGCGCTGTGattaatgaaaaagataCTTTGCGGGCTTTGAGATCCGTGCACGCACAGCTTTTGGAAGGAAAGCATCATTTGTATGAGAACCCAGAGAGTGCATCTGCTGTGGATATCAGATTGGAAGCATTGAAGATGCTGTAAAACTGCTGTAAATCTGTTGCAAAACTGTCGTAAAACTGTTGCAAAAATAGTGTAAAAAATAGTGTTAAAATGCAAATATATTAGTTTCAGGTCTTTTGTAGCAATAGTAATAGCAGTATTCATCAATTAACTAGTGTTGAAGTAGTAGGTCTTAAAGTTGTAGGTGGCGCAATTGTCGCATCCAGATGTACCTTGCATTGTCGCGACAAGGAGAACTTTAAAACTGAGTTTGTTGTACAGATAACCCTTAAAATTGTCTCTCTACTGGTGACTACTGTTGCAATTTTGAACTGTTTATCTGTTCTGAAATTGAATTCACATCAATAGTAGTTACACAACTAATCACACAACCAATCACACAACCAAAATTTTACTAAAACCAGGCCTCCTTCAATTATGTCATTCAATTTTGCAAACTTCACCAAAGATCTCAAGTCGTTTGGCGACAGGCTCACCACTGACTTCAACAACGAGGTTCTCCCCTTGGCACAGCGTACTCAGCGTATGGTGCAGGAAAAGATTGGTAAAGTTAACGCAGACGATATCTCCCAATTGCCCACTGAATACATTGCTCTTGCTGAAAAGTGTAACAGCATTGAGAAATTATATAAGAATGTATTGAAGATCACCACGAATTACGAAAATGAAAGTTATGATTATCCACTGAACTTGCAAGAGAGTTTTACTGATTTCAGCCAAAATATTACTAGACGATTCTCCAATTTGTCGAAAGCCACCACCACGGCTGAAGCGCAGGCGGCATTGATTAAGCCAGACGAGACCTTTAAACCTCCAAAAACTTTGTACCATGCATTGAGCAGAGCTACTGATGCTAGTGTACTCACCGATGGTTCAGGAACAGGTGCTGATGAGGACTACTCTCAATTGGCTAGTGTTGCAGCAGGAACAACTAAAAGTGAGAGTTCCGACCCATTGATAAAGGGACTTGACTTGTACTCCTCAAGTCTCAAAAAGATTGCTGATGCAAGAATTGGACAGGATCAATTGATCAAACAGAAGTTCAACTTGCCATTGCAAACCACTTTACGTTCATTGATTTCACAATCAAATAATATCCAACGTAAGGTTGAGCAAAAGAGAATTGATTACGATATGACTAGATACAATTTGACCAATTGCAATAACCCTGCAAAGGAGAGCAAGTTGCGTGTCGATATGGAGAATGCCGAAGACGAATTTGCCAATACAGTAGAGGATGCCATAAACATTATGCAAAATGTTGTTGAGAATGCAAAACCATTGCAAgagtttttgaatttgattcAAGCGCAATTGGCCTATCACAAATTGGCCAGCGAGTTGCTAGGCTCTATGGTGGGcgattttgaaaacttgATTGAGGAGCAAAATAAACTTTCTGCCGGCTCTGGTCATAATCAAACAGGTAAAGAGAGTGGCGAGTTTGAATTGTAAATTCAAGTTGAAATTCATTACATAACCTCTAGCGATTCACACTTGATCCAATTACCTCCCCCTTCCCCTTCCCTCTTGCccaaatttttattttttctttttcggtatttttttatttctgtaaataaaaaaacaaaaaaaaaagagaagaaacaaactttAGTGATGTATTactttataatttttataCTCTATACTTTTGCACTTTTGAACTTTTGCACTTTTGTAGTGTATATTTAAAATTTCTCACCATTTTTGTAAAATTCGAGCACTGCTTCTGTTAATCTCTTGCCACTTTCAACCAAATCTTCGTCGTTATTAGCTGGGGCATAACACAACCTAAAGAAATTGCTTCTACTGGCACTGAACTTGGCATCAACTGTCATCTTGTTACCAGGCACGACAGAGACTCCGTAGCTAATAATCTTCCAGAATAATTGTTGGACTTTGTCAACGATTTCGTCCTCTGGTCTACCATCAAGAAACTTTATTTTGAAAGTAACAAACATTCCTGCCTTGGGGTCAATTATATCCACCAAACCTTGTTTATACGCCTCAGATTGGAGAATTGTGTGTACAAGCAAGTCTTTTCTAAGCAGATATGTAGCTCTCATCTTCAAGATCCAATTGAGCCAACCATCTACTCCGCCTAGTTTTCCCTGGATAACATCATTAACAATCAATTGTGCTACACCTGAAGCGCCTCTATTGATGACTTCAGCATAGTTTTTGATTACGTTGATTATCTTTTGATGAGCTATAATGAATCCCAATCTCAAACCTGgagcaaacaatttggaaaatgttTCGACTCTAATAACTCTGCCATCTAAATCGAGCTCTAAATACGAGGGTGTGAGGTGATCTTTTAAATACTCATCAATGGTCAATTGCTTTGCAAGTTTTGCCAGTTCACGTCTAAATGGAGTTTCAAAACCATCTTTTGATGGCGCTTCATATTTGGGCAAGGTCAAATATCCATAAGGATCGTCTTCGATAATTATTAAATCGTGCTTTTGCGCGAGCAGgtatactttttttctaaacTCCACAGATTGGGTGAAACCTGTGGGGTTTTGTCCCGTGGCAATGGTGTACAATGCCTTTGGCTTGGGTAAATCCTTGTGATGGACCTGCCAGTTTTCCAATAAACTTTGCAAATGATCCAAGTCAAGTCCATTTGAGTCACTGCTCAAGGCAATTTTGACAGGTATTGGAATGGCACCGGCATTATCAACAAAGCGAAGGAATGGGGTAAAGGTGAATTCTTCAATCAAGATGACGTCACCGTTATCCAAAACAGCGTCTACTGCCTTGTTTAAGCCATCACTGGCACCGGTAGTGATAATCAGTCCCCATTCGTCGTTTGCAGGTTTGTGAGCTCTAGTGATGAAATTTTTGGTAAACTCAAGCAAAGGTGCATGTCCCTCGACAGCAGCATATTGTAAACCAGTTGACAAATCGGTCAAGTTTGGGTCGTCGAAATGTCTTGTTACTTGAAATGTTGGAaactcctctttttctttatcgaTGTTCTTGCTGCTTTGGCCATTGGTGTCATTGCCATTTTTGATGGAAATGGACAATTTTTGCAATGAGTCTTGTGGCAGATTGTATTTGTCAAGATGTTCAAATGGAAAATTGACCAAATTGATATCGAGTGAATCTATAGGAAAAAACCCATTGTTTGGCGTACCATACGATAACAACAATGGTTTTGGATGTGGCTTGAACCCAGCTGGCGGTGCCTCTGAAGGACCATTAGTAAAGTGAGAGGAAGTACGCCCCTTAGCTCTTTTGGATATTAATTGCTCGATAGATTTTGCCATATTTATAAACACtgtgtgagtgtgagtaATTGACTAAACTTTAACTAGTACGACTTTAAACAAAGTTAAACAAACTGGAACTGATTTGTTGCTAATAAAGACGTTGAAACTTCATTCGAGACAAGACTCCAACTTTCAATGTATTTATATTGTGGTTCAAAAGTTGGAATAACACCTTGGTaaggaaaatcaaaaaaataataataaaaaaagaattagaGCTATATATTGCAATTAGTGCATGGATTAGTAAtgcattttttgttttctataTTTGAATAGTTGGAGCCATAGTAGTATTTATCTTTGTCCTTAAACACAACCCTACATCTCTTATCTATaattacacacacacccacacacacagacaaaatacatctctctctctctgtctctctctgtctcgctcttttctttggcaAATTAGATGATAAACTCTAATGAATCCGCACCCACACTTTCCTTAATGAGGCAAGTATGCGGCTCAATTCCGTTGGGAGGGGGGAGGAGGGGGAGCTCGGTGATTTCAATTCTGCAAAGATATTCTCTACATGTGTAAACCCGTGAATATAATCTCAATTTGAGtctacatatatataaaggtGTTGTGGAACCGAAACACGGAGTTACGAATGTGAATCCCAGCAccacagtttttttttttttttgctttttcttttcctttttcctttcttctttttttgggaaAAGGACTTAGATTGAATTGTCTAAATTGATCTTGTCACAATTATTCCTTTCTTAACTTTCTTTACTTGTTTTAGTTCTCAACTACCACAATCAATCATTCCTACTCTCTTGTCAATCTCATATAGATAGTtataataatgaaaaagagggggaaaaaagtatatacatatatatatatatatatatatacatacataaagataaagatatTACTACAGAGCTAGTTTAGTCATATATTGTTTTGCAGGCCGTTTGAATTTGCTATTATTAAGTAGTGAGCTCAGATTGAGTTGTGGCTTTGGCAAAATATAACAACATCACGTATTGTTATTGAACATGTCCTCAACTACAAGATCCTCGTAatcacaaaaaaaaaagggaagatCAAGAAGACAATATGCCTATCTAGTTTCGATATCATTATAAGATTCCATAAACAAATTCttgcaaataaaaataaaaataaaattcgaaaaaaggaaaggtaAATTATCACCAActcaaaattttatttgtttttttttagtttttattccaatttttttttttcaattttctttttttcaagttaAAGGTTGGAATCAACTTCATCAGAATACACATGGTAGCAActataagaaaaagagtttcGGAGATTAAATGCcgcttttattttatattttctctccatttgttttctttttgttcttgctctttCCATCTCTTCCCctctttttgtcttctctttctctctctctctgttgGGGATTTGtaataaataattataaataaattaaaaaaaaaggtctACGGATTACTGTCAACCATTAGGAGACAAAATTGTTAGCGCACATGGTAGCACCATCTctttatattattattattattatttttattatttttttttctgatgTTTGACAGGTACAGCTTTCtcccttttttgtttttttgtttgtttgtttagaTTAGGGTAATAAAAAGATGTAGTAAACCAAAGAAGAGAAGCAGACAAGTGCCGggagagaaggagagaaagagagagagagatgtATACACACAACATACAATATACACGCACACACAGAGAGACTCTCTCATTTCGCAAGAGAAAATTACACTACTAACAATCCATACAATTTCCAACCGGAGTTTAAtctgcacttttttttacacaCAGTTATCTCATTTACCCTTACACATCTCTTACGCATCTttaacaacatcaacatcaacatcatcaacatcatcatcccCAACACAATGAGTCGTCTCATCAATGCAAGCAGGGTGATTGGAGGTGTTTCCACCAGGTCTCACCAAGTAACTTCGCAATTAACCAGAACCTTGGCCACCAGCGCAACTCCAGACAGCAGTGACTTGGTCACCGTTGATTTGCCCAAGTCCTCTTTCGAAGGCTACAACTTGGAAGTCCCAGAGTTGGAATTCGAAACCGAGAAAGAGACTCTTTTGCAAATGTACAAGGACATGATTGTCATTAGAAGAATGGAGATGGCATCAGACGCATTGTACAAGGCCAAGAAGATTAGAGGTTTCTGTCACTTGTCCATTGGACAAGAAGCCGTTGCCGTTGGTATTGAAAACGCCATTGGCCCCAAGGACACCGTTATCACATCCTATAGATGTCACGGTTTCGCCCACATGAGAGGTGCCTCTGTCAAGTCTATCTTGGCCGAGTTGATGGGTAGAAGATCAGGTGTTTCTTATGGTAAAGGTGGTTCCATGCACATGTTTGCCCCAGGTTTCTACGGTGGTAACGGTATTGTTGGTGCCCAAGTCCCATTGGGTGCAGGATTGGCCTTCTCCCACAAGTACAAGGGCGAAAAAGCAGTAAACTTTTGTCTCTATGGTGATGGTGCCTCAAACCAAGGTCAAGTGTTTGAATCATACAACATGGCCAAATTGTGGAACTTGCCATGTATCTTTGTTTGtgaaaacaacaagtaCGGTATGGGTACCTCAGCTGCTAGAAGTTCAGCCATGACTGAATACTACAAGAGAGGTCAATACATTCCAGGTTTGAAAATCAACGGTATGGATGTGTTGGCTTGTTACCAAGGCTCTAAATTCGCCAAGGACTGGGCTACCCAAGGCAACGGTCCATTGGTTGTCGAGTTTGAGACCTACAGATACGGTGGTCACTCCATGTCCGACCCAGGTACTACTTACAGAACCAGAGAAGAAGTCCAACACATGAGATCCAAGAGTGATCCAATTGCTGGATTGAAAGCTGTGTTGTTGGAAAAGAACATTGCTaccgaagaagaaattaagAAATACGACAAAGCCGCAAGAAAGTATGTTGACGAACAAGTTGCCGAAGCCGAGGCCGATGCTCCACCTGAAGCTAGAATGGATATCTTGTTTGAAGATGTTTACGTTCCAGGAAGCGAAGTTCCAGTGTTGAGAGGAAGAATCTCTGACGACTCATGGGATTTCACCAAGAAGGATTTCTTGAACAAGGTCtactaaaaaaatgaaaaataggTTGATGTAGATTTTTTAAAGTAATGGTTGACAATATTGATAATCCATCCTGTGGTCAGAACTTAATTACAAGTAGCTTCTCCTCATTTCGTTTTCTCTGCCATTTAATTCTTTCctgttttttaatttttatttttttttcttcggAAAACTTGTATGATTTtcgtatttttttttcatttttaattttggttttcctTAATCGTTAGCTGCCGCTCGATGCCAGAGAAcgaaatttgaaatttctCCAAGCCGCAGactttgaaaaaacaaagaagcagcagcaggagcagcagcaggagcagcagcagcagcagcagcagcagcagcagcttgCAAACCTCCAATATAGAAAGacattttttgaaaatatacGCTTAGAAGCGCTCCCCCTCATCACCACTAAGAGCACCACTATCGCCATTAAGGAAAAGAGggatttttccaaaataaACTGCGCTAGTTTTATTGTACCATTTACTTTTCTGTCACTTTCAAACGGCAATAaatcatatatatatacatatatatacatctaCATATCATGAGTGAAGTTCATGGGGAACTGCCGAAGGGCGATTCTTTAGTCAATACCAACATTAATACAACCACTGCAGCCACTGCAGCTACTGCAACAGCTGCTAGTGCATAT
Encoded proteins:
- the GVP36 gene encoding BAR domain-containing protein, with protein sequence MSFNFANFTKDLKSFGDRLTTDFNNEVLPLAQRTQRMVQEKIGKVNADDISQLPTEYIALAEKCNSIEKLYKNVLKITTNYENESYDYPSNLQESFTDFSQNITRRFSNLSKATTTAEAQAALIKPDETFKPPKTLYHALSRATDASVLTDGSGTGADEDYSQLASVAAGTTKSESSDPLIKGLDLYSSSLKKIADARIGQDQLIKQKFNLPLQTTLRSLISQSNNIQRKVEQKRIDYDMTRYNLTNCNNPAKESKLRVDMENAEDEFANTVEDAINIMQNVVENAKPLQEFLNLIQAQLAYHKLASELLGSMVGDFENLIEEQNKLSAGSGHNQTGKESGEFEL
- the PDA1 gene encoding alpha subunit of pyruvate dehydrogenase (BUSCO:EOG09262Q8D), which encodes MSRLINASRVIGGVSTRSHQVTSQLTRTLATSATPDSSDLVTVDLPKSSFEGYNLEVPELEFETEKETLLQMYKDMIVIRRMEMASDALYKAKKIRGFCHLSIGQEAVAVGIENAIGPKDTVITSYRCHGFAHMRGASVKSILAELMGRRSGVSYGKGGSMHMFAPGFYGGNGIVGAQVPLGAGLAFSHKYKGEKAVNFCLYGDGASNQGQVFESYNMAKLWNLPCIFVCENNKYGMGTSAARSSAMTEYYKRGQYIPGLKINGMDVLACYQGSKFAKDWATQGNGPLVVEFETYRYGGHSMSDPGTTYRTREEVQHMRSKSDPIAGLKAVLLEKNIATEEEIKKYDKAARKYVDEQVAEAEADAPPEARMDILFEDVYVPGSEVPVLRGRISDDSWDFTKKDFLNKVY
- the ARO9 gene encoding Aromatic amino acid aminotransferase II yields the protein MAKSIEQLISKRAKGRTSSHFTNGPSEAPPAGFKPHPKPLLLSYGTPNNGFFPIDSLDINLVNFPFEHLDKYNSPQDSLQKLSISIKNGNDTNGQSSKNIDKEKEEFPTFQVTRHFDDPNLTDLSTGLQYAAVEGHAPLLEFTKNFITRAHKPANDEWGSIITTGASDGLNKAVDAVLDNGDVILIEEFTFTPFLRFVDNAGAIPIPVKIALSSDSNGLDLDHLQSLLENWQVHHKDLPKPKALYTIATGQNPTGFTQSVEFRKKVYSLAQKHDLIIIEDDPYGYLTLPKYEAPSKDGFETPFRRESAKLAKQLTIDEYLKDHLTPSYLELDLDGRVIRVETFSKLFAPGLRLGFIIAHQKIINVIKNYAEVINRGASGVAQLIVNDVIQGKLGGVDGWLNWILKMRATYSLRKDLLVHTILQSEAYKQGLVDIIDPKAGMFVTFKIKFLDGRPEDEIVDKVQQLFWKIISYGVSVVPGNKMTVDAKFSASRSNFFRLCYAPANNDEDLVESGKRLTEAVLEFYKNGEKF
- the HOM3 gene encoding Aspartokinase — its product is MSESPSLSARSYNSVLDFKSGHTPSSPLSSPLSSSAAGRNNQGWVVQKFGGTSVGKFAEEIVENIVRVFNKSNKVAVVCSARSSNTKSEGTTSRLIRSAELASNNQDYESLLSVIEQDHIDNCTNLIKLSAIKNHLMNDIKAEIQHGRELLHACQIIGEISPRSLDSIMSMGEKLSCLFMTALMQDHDLKAVYINLSDLIPSNYNFVNGFDDKFYQFISEEIASRINEAVSGSEEVGEKGENNDVDNDVIPVLTGYFGVVPGGLLNGVGRGYTDLCAALAAVGLQAEELQIWKEVDGIFTADPRKVPNARLLESVTPEEAAELTYYGSEVIHPFTMEQVIKARIPIRIKNVENPKGKGTIIYPDNIARRGEQTPPHPPAAYETLSQSYISSHKKRSATAITAKQDIVVINIHSNKKTLSHGFLAHIFTTLDKYKLVVDLISTSEVHVSMALSIQNDQEQQLKNAIQELKKMGEVDVTKNMTIISLVGKQMVNFIGIAGNMFKILADEQINIEMISQGANEINISAVINEKDTLRALRSVHAQLLEGKHHLYENPESASAVDIRLEALKMS